From a single Miscanthus floridulus cultivar M001 chromosome 8, ASM1932011v1, whole genome shotgun sequence genomic region:
- the LOC136474311 gene encoding uncharacterized protein gives MAALWLSLLLAVGLPIVALVAFMFLVYRRRSSPRNAPPELPAVSPTAGEKPTASPGLAKLNMRYNAASGRVGLRFQQLHQHQHHAVRHRGSGGGAQQGAFQWADHPRLVTEAVENGWAQFVFAVAPPRSKSASSSPLWGTCPLCDAGTSRDMAEAAAWELPAGSSERMQAVRLNPASSAAAASGRKWLPGSIPSPLRGDADAGAGNPSALCLARMSLPLPGPPLAGTPFPQDAYFEITIIYLNTKRPEWSASRASRRGRDGASESDRVKLISFAPDAKNPVQENIAAKDGEQDKQKHLVMSLGLAAVSTAPQRPSLAGTYSSSIGFHSDGAVYLDGMKLVYESDKSSWAGVDKVVGCGFEPAKRKMFFTVDGQLVHAVSCNAEAFSSPLYPVLASSFDVMALVNLGQGKFRYAPANARRTANPCFVRAASAVDDARGGSGSMGLDFDDSGELFSMGRVDSGWLETAKVSRSRKESIGGSGAASVVGDPEAESDLFEIPLRD, from the exons ATGGCGGCGCTGTGGCTTAGTCTGCTGCTCGCCGTCGGGCTCCCCATCGTGGCGCTAGTCGCGTTCATGTTTCTGGTGTACCGGCGCAGGAGCTCGCCCCGTAATGCGCCGCCGGAGCTGCCGGCAGTTTCGCCTACTGCCGGCGAGAAGCCGACGGCGAGCCCCGGGCTGGCGAAGCTCAACATGAGGTACAACGCCGCCAGCGGCCGCGTGGGGCTCCGGTTCCAGCAgttgcaccagcaccagcaccacgcCGTGAGGCACCGTGGCTCGGGCGGCGGCGCGCAGCAGGGCGCGTTCCAGTGGGCCGACCACCCGCGGCTGGTgacggaggcggtggagaacgggTGGGCGCAGTTCGTGTTCGCGGTGGCGCCGCCGCGGTCCAAGTCCGCGTCGTCGTCGCCGCTGTGGGGGACGTGCCCGCTCTGCGACGCCGGGACGAGCCGCGACATGGCGGAGGCGGCCGCGTGGGAGCTCCCCGCGGGGTCCTCCGAGCGGATGCAGGCGGTGCGGCTCAACCcggcctcctccgccgccgccgcgtccggcAGGAAGTGGCTCCCCGGAAGCATCCCGAGCCCGCTCCGCGGCGACGCGGACGCGGGGGCGGGGAACCCCAGCGCGCTGTGCCTCGCCAGGATGAGCCTGCCGCTGCCGGGCCCGCCCCTCGCCGGCACGCCGTTCCCGCAGGACGCCTACTTCGAGATCACCATCATCTACCTGAACACGAAACGGCCGGAGTGGTCAGCGTCCAGGGCGAGCAGGCGTGGGCGGGACGGCGCCAGCGAGAGCGACCGCGTCAAGCTCATCAGTTTTGCACCGGACGCGAAGAACCCGGTCCAAGAAAACATAGCCGCCAAGGACGGTGAACAAGACAAACAGAAGCATCTGGTCATGTCGCTCGGCCTCGCCGCCGTGTCCACCGCGCCGCAACGGCCGTCGCTGGCCGGAACGTACTCGTCGTCCATCGGGTTCCACTCCGACGGCGCCGTCTATCTCGACG GGATGAAGCTGGTGTACGAATCGGACAAGTCGTCGTGGGCGGGCGTGGACAAGGTGGTGGGGTGCGGCTTCGAGCCGGCGAAGCGGAAGATGTTCTTCACGGTGGACGGGCAGCTGGTCCACGCCGTGAGCTGCAACGCGGAGGCGTTCTCGAGCCCGCTGTACCCGGTGCTGGCCTCCAGCTTCGACGTGATGGCGCTGGTCAACCTCGGGCAGGGCAAGTTCCGGTACGCGCCGGCCAACGCGCGGCGCACGGCCAACCCGTGCTTCGTGCGCGCCGCGTCCGCGGTGGACGACGCCCGCGGCGGCAGCGGCTCGATGGGCCTCGACTTCGACGACAGCGGCGAGCTCTTCTCCATGGGGCGGGTGGACTCCGGGTGGCTGGAGACGGCGAAGGTGAGCAGGAGCAGGAAGGAGAGCATCGGCGGCTCCGGCGCGGCGTCCGTCGTCGGCGACCCGGAGGCCGAGTCCGACCTGTTCGAGATCCCGCTGCGGGACTGA